ATTCTCAGCGCAGTGCTGAGTACCAGTAGTGATGCGTTATTTGTCTCGCCTCCAGTGGAAATGATGCCGACTTTTGATCTTGGACTAGATGACGACGAGGACGAGTAAATGTCTAAACGTGCATTGCTTTGTGCGGTGGTTGTCGCCGTGCTTTCTGGCTGTGTGGCCTTGGGCGTGTCTAAATATGACGATATGTTTGGACCAGAGCAACCCCAAGCACGAATCGAACAATACCACCAAGGCGGTGCACGTTACTTACAAAGTGTGAAGCCCATTTTGGAGTCGCGTTGCGTGGTTTGTCATGGTTGTTATGACGCTCCTTGCCAGCTCAAATTGTCATCTCCTGAAGGTATAGATAGGGGATTGTCGAAGGAATTAGTGTATGACGGTACGCGGTTGTTAGCGCAAACACCAACCCGCCTGTTGTTCGATGCCCAAACCACGACACAGTGGCGAGAGCGTGGTTTTACCTCGGTGCTGAATGAGCGTAATCAATCTGAATATAGCAACCTAGCTGGAAGTGTGCTTTACAACAGCTTGCTGTTAAAAATGTCTCATCGTTTTCCTGAGCAAGGTATTTTGGGTAAAGAGTTTGATTTCTCTTTAGATCGAACGCAGTCTTGCCCGACCATGGATGAATTTTCTAGCCTTGCGAAACAGCAGCCTCATGCGGGTATGCCCTACGGCTTACCAGCGCTCACGCATGATGAATTCAAAACCTTGGAAGCATGGCTGCAAAGTGGCAGCCAAATGAGCCAGATAGCAAAGCCAAGTGTTGCAGCACAAAAAGAAGTGAAAAAATGGGAACAATTTCTTAATCAGGACTCCAATAAACACCGCCTTGCAGCGCGTTATATTTTTGAGCATTGGTATTTAGCCCATATCCACTTCCCTCATTTGGATGATCCTGCGTTTTTCCAATTGGTACGCTCAAGCACGCCGCCAGGCCAGCCTATTGCGTTGGTGAACTCGGTACGTCCGTTTGACGACCCTGAGGTCGATAGGGTGTATTATCGATTGATGCAAGTGCGCAGCACCATTTTGTCAAAAACTCACATGCCACTGGCATTGAACGACGCTAAGCTGTCACGGTTACATCAGCAGTTTTATGCAGCGGATTATCACGTGGTTGAGCTGCCAGGTTATGAACCAGAGCTTGCAGCAAACCCATTTAAGGTATTCAAAGATATTCCGGTTAATTCCCGTTATCAATTCATGCTGGATGAGGCTGAGTTAATTGTAAAAGGCTTTATCAAAGGTCCTGTATGCCGAGGCCAAATAGCGCTTAACGTCATTAATGACCACTTTTGGGTCGCGTTTGTTGATCCTGAAAAAAATAGCAATGAAGCGGTGAACCAGCTGCTGCTTAAACATGATGAAGATTTGGTGTTACCTGCGGCTGAGCAAAGTAATGCGTTACCGCTTTCCAGTTGGGCTAAATACGCCACTAAGCAGCAGGATTACTTACGTGCTAAGACTGAGCTTGCAGAAAAGATGTTCGCCGATGGTCAGCGTCTCAATATGGACTTGATCTGGCGTGGTGAGGGTGAAAATCCGAATGCAGCATTAACTATCTTCCGCCATTTTGATAGTGCTACGGTGGTTAAAGGTTTTATTGGTCAGCCTCCCAAAACAGCTTGGGTATTAGACTATGCTTTGTTCGAGCGCATTCACTACTTGCTGGTGGCGGGTTTTGACGTGTATGGCAACATTGGTCATCAGCTTATCACACGCTTATATATGGACTTCTTGAGGCTTGAAGGTGAGCAAAACTTTTTGAATCTGTTGCCACTTAGCCATCGTCAGGAAATTAAACGCTATTGGTATCGTAAGTCACACTTGAGCTTAAGTGAGTTTATTAATCGCAAATCACTAATCGGTGCGCAAACGGGGATAAAATACGAAACGGACGATCCAAAGCAAGAGCTGTATAACAAACTACATGCTGTGCTTAAGCCCGTTCTAAATAGGGATTATGACTATCAAGCCGTCGGCAAGCCATTGCAGGCACTTAATAGCATGTCCGTTAGGGCGATTAATTTGCTTCCACAGGTCTCATTTATTATTACTAAGCAAAGCGATGGTTCACATCAGGCATACTCGCTGTTGCACCATAATGCGCACTACAACATCTCCAGTTTGTTAAATGAAGAAGGGCAAAGAGCGTATACAGAAGACACGGCGACGATTGTGCCAGGTTTTATCGGAGATTATCCAGAGGCAATTTGGTATTTAGAAAGCGACGCGGCACAAGAGGACTTCGTCTCATCATTTAGCCAAATGAATAGTGAGTCTGATTACCGAGCGCTACGAGCGCAATATGGGATCCGCAGGACTCACCCAGAGTTTTGGCGTTACAGTGATTTAATCCACGATATTGCCAAGCAAACACGTGGCGTTGAATATGGTTTATTTGATTATAACCGGTTAGAAAATCGCTAAAAATGGAGTCTTCGGACTCCATTTTTTATGTGCTTTTCCTATAATTGACTAGCTGCTTTTACCGCAGCTAGTAGCACGCTTTCATCCAATCTCACTTTGTAATTTGGGTTTGCGTATTGAAATTGGATCAAGCCCTTCTTATCGACTACAAATACCGCCGGCACCGGCAAGGCAACTTTATCGTTCCCCTCAAAATCAACAAAATTTACGCCCAACTTGTTGCGATAAGCAAGGGCTGTTTTATCATCTAGGAAATAGGCGAGACCCAAAGCTTGGCTCATACGCATTTCGTCATCAGACAACAGTTGGTAGTGAGGGGATTCAATTGTACTTTTTGCCAGCGCCTCAGGTGAGTCTGGTGAAATAGCAATAATTTGAGCCCCCATTTTAACAAGCTGTGGCTCAATTTCTTGGATCCCCGCGAGCTGCCTAGAACAGTATGGACACCAGCCACCACGATAAACCACCAGTACGGTGATATTTTCTTTATAGCGCGTCGCGAGGTTGACAGCTTTACCTGACTTATCTTTGAGTTGTAAAGCGGGGGCGTCAATGCCTGGAAGGAGTGGGCTCACTTGCTCGGGTGCTGCTGCGATGTTGCTGATTTCAGCTGCGCTGACAAAGGCTGAACAAGCCAACGCGAGCGATAAAATAAAATGACGCATAAAAAGTTCCTAGGGTTTCAAGTTGATATCGACTCAGAAGACCTAAGCGCTGGCGAAAATCTTTCACTTCGGTATGATATCGCTCGTAATTGATTTCCATGAAGAGAGAGCACAATGTCTGCAAACATCACTAAGCTTGTGGTTATGCTAGAAATGCAACATGCCATGAATACCAAAGTACACCAACAATGGTTTGAACAAGGGTTTGAATGGTACCGCGCAATTTGGGTTGAATGTGCAGAAATGCTAGATCATTACGGTTGGAAATGGTGGAAAAAGCAAACGCCAGATACTGAGCAAGTGATTTTGGAACTAGTGGATATTTTTCATTTCGGCTTGTCTTTACGTATCGATGGCGAAACGTCATTTGAGCAACTGGCGACTCAATTAGAAGCTGAATTGGCAAAGCCAACTACGGCAGAAGACTTCAAGGAAACCCTTGAATTACTTGCAAGTGCGGCAGTGACTAAGCGTGAGTTTGATGCCCATGCGTTTGCGGGCTGTATGCAGCAAATTGGGATGTCTATTGACGATCTATACCGTGGATATGTCGGTAAAAACACGCTTAACTTCTTCCGCCAAGACCATGGCTATAAAGATGGTTCTTACATCAAGGTGTGGAATGGCCAAGAAGATAACGAGCACTTGGTCGAAGTGGTGAAAAGTCTTGATACAGCGCACCCAGACTTTAAAACACACGTGTACGACGGCTTAAAAGCTCGTTACCCAGCTTAATCTATTGGTAGCAAAGTACGATAATCGGAGACGGAGAGGTATTCAATTATCTCTCGTTCTGGTTGCCGGCTATCTGGGTTAGCAACGGCTAGCAAATGGCCAATGCCAAACTCTTTCGCAGCATTTAACACGCTAATGCTGTCGTCCACAAATAAAGTGCGGGACTTATCAAAGCCCAAATCTCGCTCTACCTGTTGCCACAACATCTGACTTTCTTTACTTACGCCATATTCATGGGTTGAAACCAATTTGTCGAGATACTTATCGAATTGGGTACGTTCAATTTTTAAGCTTAGACTGTTTGGGTGAGCATTGGTCAACAAGATAAGTTGTTTTCCACTCTCTCTTAAAGCCTCCAAAAACGCAGGTACATCATCACGAATAGAAATCAAATGCTGAACTTCACGTTTAAGCTCCATAATAGGTAGCTGTAGCTGTTCCTGCCAATAATCTAGGCAATACCATTCTATCTGACCCATTACCGCGTCATAACGCGCAAGAATATCGGCCCTTGCTGCCTCAAGGGTTAAGCCTTGGCGTTTTGCATGTGCCTTGGGCACGACGTCGAGAAAAAAGTGATTATCAAAATGGAGGTCGAGTAATGTGCCATCCATATCTAACAAAACGGTATCGATATTTGACCAATTTAGCATAGGCATTTAACTTCAAAGGCTTTATGATTAAGGTATTCGCCATGATAGCAAATAATAATTTATGTCACACAAAAAGCATCCCACACCACCCGAAATTTTAGCTTGCGACGTCGTTGCTAAAAGTAAATTGTTCACGGTAGAAGCACTTTCGTTATCCTTTTCGAATGGCGAGCAACGAGAATATGAAAGAGTGCGTGGCGGTGGTCGTGGCGCGGTGATGATAGTCCCCATAACTGCTGATAATGAGCTATTATTAGTAAGAGAGTACTGTGCAGGAACACACGACTATCAACTCGGCTTTCCTAAAGGGCTAATTGACCCTGGCGAAACCCCGTTGGAAGCGGGTAACCGAGAGCTAAAAGAAGAAGTTGGTTTTGGTGCAAATGCTTTCTCTGAACTCAAAGTGGTATCACTAGCACCGAGTTACTTTAATGCCAAAATGCATATTTTGGTTGCTAGTGAACTTTACCCTGAACAGCTTGAAGGTGATGAGCCAGAGCCACTGGTAGTAGTGAAGTGGCCACTAGATAAATTATATGAGCTGTTACAGCAAGAGGACTTTACCGAAGCAAGAAGTGTCGCAGCACTACTGTTATTAAAAGCACATTTGAATTTGGAGGCGTAAATTGCAGTCCTATTTAGAGCCTTGCATCACGCTGGCAAAACGTGCCGGCGAAGCCATTATGGCAATTTATCAAGCTGATGACATTGGTAAAAAAGAAAAGTCTGACCATACTCCAGTCACTGCCGCAGACTTGGCATCTAATGAGATATTAATGGCTGGTCTTGCCGAAATAGCACCTGATATTCCGGTGATGTCTGAGGAAACACCCATTCCACCATTGAGTGAGCGACAAAGTTGGCAGCGCTACTGGTTACTCGACCCTATGGATGGCACTGGGGAGTTTATTCTTGAAAGTGGTGATTTTGCCGTCAATATTGCACTAATCGAAAATAACCATCCTGTGTTAGGCGTCATTTACTGGCCATCTCAAGGGCTGACATATTACGCCAGCAAAGATGAAGGCGCGTTTAAACGCAGTGACTCAGGTGAAAGTAAACGTATTTTCGTCTCGTCAAGAGAAACGCTCACATTGGCTGTAAGTCGTAGACAAAAACTGGAAGCGGTGAGTCAGTACTTAAATAGTCAGTTCGACACGGTCGCGCTCGGTTCATGTTCATTAAAAGCATGCATTATCGCAGAAGGTAAAGCGGATTGTTTTTTACGAGTAGGACCTACGGGTGAGTGGGATACAGGCGCATCACAAATCATCGTCGAAGAAGCCGGGGGTTGTATCACCGATGCTGAGTTTAACCCGCTGACTTACAATCGACGAGAAACTACCGAAAACCCAGACTTTATCGTCATGGGACATCCCGATTGGCAATGGCAAAAGTTGATCAGCCCACATCATCGAGCGATAGAATAAATAATGGGTTAAGTCTAAAGTTGTGGGATTTTTGCGCATTTGAATTGTTTTAAGCGTTAAATCCCTTGCAATAAAATTTTAATCCATTATTATAGCGGCCTCTTGAAAGGGAAGTCCTTTTTAAGAAATTACAGGCGCGGGATAGAGCAGAATGATAAATCATTCGTCGGACTCGCTAAAGCTGGAAAGAATCGAAGGTCGTCGGTACCCAACGATAATAGGTTCAAAAAAATATACAGGCGCGGGATGGAGCAGCCTGGTAGCTCGTCGGGCTCATAACCCGAAGGTCGTCGGTTCAAATCCGGCTCCCGCAACCAACATCTGTTGGATGTATAAAGTCTCAAGTACAAGACTTAAAATTAAGTACAAATACAGGCGCGGGATGGAGCAGAATGATAAATCATTCGTCGGACTCGCTAAACCTGGAAAGAATCGAAGGTCGTCGGTCCCCGACGAAAAATAGATTCACAAAAATATACAGGCGCGGGATGGAGCAGAATGATAAATCATTCGTCGAGCTCACTAAACCTGGAAAGAATCGAAGGTCGTCGGTACCCGACGATAATAGGTTCAAAAAATATACAGGCGCGGGATGGAGCAGCCTGGTAGCTCGTCGGGCTCATAACCCGAAGGTCGTCGGTTCAAATCCGGCTCCCGCAACCAACATCTGTTGGGTGTATAAAGTCTCAAGTACAAGACTTAAAATCAAGTACAAATACAGGCGCGGGATGGAGCAGCCTGGTAGCTCGTCGGGCTCATAACCCGAAGGTCGTCGGTTCAAATCCGGCTCCCGCAACCAATTCTTAATTGGACTGCATAATCTAAAGAACTAGTACAAAAGTCGTCGGTTCACTCTTCATAAATTAATGGCTCCCGCAACCAATTTTTATTTGTACTGAGGTTTAAGCTATGTTCTATAGCTAGCCTACGTTTCTCTACACATTCTAAAACTCCCAAAACTTAATTCTATTGATTCTGAAACCTAAGTCTTTACTTTGTAGATCATCGCCTCACTTTTCATATTTTCGGCATTAAACTTGGTATTACGAATATTTGTCTATAACTCTTTATATGGTCTAGGCTTTTACTATCTCTTGTTTGAGGTGTATGAAGATGGATTTACATAGTATTAGAGTCAAAAGTTCGTTGCCTACGGCTATGTTGGCGATCGTATTATTATTTGTGTTTTTTGGTTTTTCTGTGTTGCTCAATAAAGTGCAATCGGCACTTGAGATCCAAACTGAAAACTATTTAAAAGCCGTGTCAGTGGTACTCAATGCGGATAGAGACTTTTATCAAGCTCAAGAAGCCTACCTCAAGTTATTAGCTGGTGAAGAGAGGTGGGCGGATTTTGAAGAAAACGCCGAGCAGGTTAAACAGCGTTATCAAAAGTATATTCAGTTTATGTCGCTCCACCAAAGTGAGCTTGGTAGTTTTGCAACTTTTGATGCGGACTTTCAACGTTGGTATCGCGTTACGGTGGCGAGTATTAAAGCCCCGACAGATAAAGCGCTTCAAACTGAGTCTGCTAAGTTATTTGGTGCAGTTCGTGATGTGCTTGATAAAGCAGGAGAATTAGCCGATGGTAAATCAGCTGCAAGTCGTGCGGTAGTCGTTTCTGAGGTAACTCAAATAAAGTGGGGGCTTGGTGTTGGTGCCTTGTTCCTACTTGGTATTGCTTGTTGGATTGCCTATTGGATCCCTCGTCAGCTAGCAAAGCAGATAAATTTTGTGTCGGATAGGATCTCTGAAATCGCCTCTGGAGATGGAGATTTAACAGGTCGCATTGAAATCAAAGGAAATGATGAGTTCGCAAAGCTGTCGCTAAACTTTAATCATTTTCTCGAAAGTTTACAGGCAATGGTCACAGCGCTTGTGAAAGATGGTGGCGAGCTGTC
The sequence above is a segment of the Pseudoalteromonas piscicida genome. Coding sequences within it:
- the cysQ gene encoding 3'(2'),5'-bisphosphate nucleotidase CysQ; its protein translation is MQSYLEPCITLAKRAGEAIMAIYQADDIGKKEKSDHTPVTAADLASNEILMAGLAEIAPDIPVMSEETPIPPLSERQSWQRYWLLDPMDGTGEFILESGDFAVNIALIENNHPVLGVIYWPSQGLTYYASKDEGAFKRSDSGESKRIFVSSRETLTLAVSRRQKLEAVSQYLNSQFDTVALGSCSLKACIIAEGKADCFLRVGPTGEWDTGASQIIVEEAGGCITDAEFNPLTYNRRETTENPDFIVMGHPDWQWQKLISPHHRAIE
- the yrfG gene encoding GMP/IMP nucleotidase codes for the protein MLNWSNIDTVLLDMDGTLLDLHFDNHFFLDVVPKAHAKRQGLTLEAARADILARYDAVMGQIEWYCLDYWQEQLQLPIMELKREVQHLISIRDDVPAFLEALRESGKQLILLTNAHPNSLSLKIERTQFDKYLDKLVSTHEYGVSKESQMLWQQVERDLGFDKSRTLFVDDSISVLNAAKEFGIGHLLAVANPDSRQPEREIIEYLSVSDYRTLLPID
- a CDS encoding fatty acid cis/trans isomerase, coding for MSKRALLCAVVVAVLSGCVALGVSKYDDMFGPEQPQARIEQYHQGGARYLQSVKPILESRCVVCHGCYDAPCQLKLSSPEGIDRGLSKELVYDGTRLLAQTPTRLLFDAQTTTQWRERGFTSVLNERNQSEYSNLAGSVLYNSLLLKMSHRFPEQGILGKEFDFSLDRTQSCPTMDEFSSLAKQQPHAGMPYGLPALTHDEFKTLEAWLQSGSQMSQIAKPSVAAQKEVKKWEQFLNQDSNKHRLAARYIFEHWYLAHIHFPHLDDPAFFQLVRSSTPPGQPIALVNSVRPFDDPEVDRVYYRLMQVRSTILSKTHMPLALNDAKLSRLHQQFYAADYHVVELPGYEPELAANPFKVFKDIPVNSRYQFMLDEAELIVKGFIKGPVCRGQIALNVINDHFWVAFVDPEKNSNEAVNQLLLKHDEDLVLPAAEQSNALPLSSWAKYATKQQDYLRAKTELAEKMFADGQRLNMDLIWRGEGENPNAALTIFRHFDSATVVKGFIGQPPKTAWVLDYALFERIHYLLVAGFDVYGNIGHQLITRLYMDFLRLEGEQNFLNLLPLSHRQEIKRYWYRKSHLSLSEFINRKSLIGAQTGIKYETDDPKQELYNKLHAVLKPVLNRDYDYQAVGKPLQALNSMSVRAINLLPQVSFIITKQSDGSHQAYSLLHHNAHYNISSLLNEEGQRAYTEDTATIVPGFIGDYPEAIWYLESDAAQEDFVSSFSQMNSESDYRALRAQYGIRRTHPEFWRYSDLIHDIAKQTRGVEYGLFDYNRLENR
- the nudE gene encoding ADP compounds hydrolase NudE, with translation MSHKKHPTPPEILACDVVAKSKLFTVEALSLSFSNGEQREYERVRGGGRGAVMIVPITADNELLLVREYCAGTHDYQLGFPKGLIDPGETPLEAGNRELKEEVGFGANAFSELKVVSLAPSYFNAKMHILVASELYPEQLEGDEPEPLVVVKWPLDKLYELLQQEDFTEARSVAALLLLKAHLNLEA
- a CDS encoding dUTP diphosphatase, which gives rise to MSANITKLVVMLEMQHAMNTKVHQQWFEQGFEWYRAIWVECAEMLDHYGWKWWKKQTPDTEQVILELVDIFHFGLSLRIDGETSFEQLATQLEAELAKPTTAEDFKETLELLASAAVTKREFDAHAFAGCMQQIGMSIDDLYRGYVGKNTLNFFRQDHGYKDGSYIKVWNGQEDNEHLVEVVKSLDTAHPDFKTHVYDGLKARYPA
- a CDS encoding peroxiredoxin-like family protein, producing the protein MRHFILSLALACSAFVSAAEISNIAAAPEQVSPLLPGIDAPALQLKDKSGKAVNLATRYKENITVLVVYRGGWCPYCSRQLAGIQEIEPQLVKMGAQIIAISPDSPEALAKSTIESPHYQLLSDDEMRMSQALGLAYFLDDKTALAYRNKLGVNFVDFEGNDKVALPVPAVFVVDKKGLIQFQYANPNYKVRLDESVLLAAVKAASQL